The following coding sequences lie in one Streptomyces sp. NBC_00510 genomic window:
- a CDS encoding GNAT family N-acetyltransferase codes for MTTPSAAERDYPVHWEADVVLRDGGIAHVRPIAPDDAGRLVSFYEKVSDESKYYRFFAPYPRLSDRDVHRFTHHDYRDRVGLAALVGGEFIATVRYDRTDDGEAEVAFLVQDAHQGRGVASALMEHIAAVARERGIRRFIAEVLPSNRKMIKVFTDAGYTQQRSFTDGVVRLECDLEPTEQSLAVMRAREQRAEARSVQRLLAPASVAVIGTGRRPGGVGRGVLRNIVAGGYTGRVHAVNRSFPEDLRTLDPEGVPAHRSVAEIPDTVDLAVIAVPADDVAEAVDACGRHGVLGLLVISSGYAESGADGRRRQRALVRQAHSYGMRVIGPNAFGILNSAEDVRLNASLSPQTPDAGRLGLFTQSGAIGIALLSGLRRRGAGLSSFVSVGNRADVSGNDILQFWYDDPATDVALLYLETLGNPRKFYRLARRTAAVKPVVVVKGARHSAAAPPGHAVPPARIPDSTVSALLRQAGVIRTDTVTELLDTGLLLSCRPLPAGPRVAVLGNSESLGLLTYDACLTAGLEPGLPLDLTTAAGPEDFRAALTAALADPAHDAVVVTAIPRVGSDLGEAPASSDDPALAEALHAAADEAGTGKPVVIVHTALEAMATRLAAVRIPAYGAAERAVKALARAAAYAQWRRDAQVPGRVPEFEDVDEAGACQDVTRLLDEAAEPAGDTHGVPLDDSAAAALLARYGITVRPTLPAPGIDAALEAARRLGYPVALKTTAPHLRHRADLGGVRLDIAGPDDLGRAFEELTARLGKPEELHLVVQAMAPRGVDTVVRATVDPAAGAVLSFGIAGAPSELLGDMAHRLVPATDRDVAELVRSIKAAPLLFGWRGAEPVDTGALEELLLRVSRLVDDLPEVVSVDLEPVVVAPAGLTVLGASVRLARPPARTDLGPRALSSF; via the coding sequence ATGACGACGCCGTCCGCCGCAGAGCGCGACTACCCGGTCCACTGGGAGGCGGACGTGGTCCTGCGCGACGGCGGGATCGCCCACGTCCGGCCCATCGCGCCGGACGACGCGGGACGGCTGGTGAGCTTCTACGAGAAGGTCTCCGACGAGTCCAAGTACTACCGCTTCTTCGCGCCCTACCCCCGGCTCTCCGACCGGGACGTGCACCGCTTCACCCACCACGACTACCGCGACCGCGTCGGCCTGGCGGCCCTGGTCGGCGGCGAGTTCATCGCGACCGTCCGCTACGACCGCACCGACGACGGCGAGGCCGAGGTCGCCTTCCTGGTCCAGGACGCGCATCAGGGCCGCGGGGTGGCCTCCGCCCTGATGGAGCACATCGCGGCGGTGGCCCGCGAGCGCGGCATCCGCCGCTTCATCGCCGAGGTGCTGCCCTCCAACCGCAAGATGATCAAGGTCTTCACCGACGCGGGCTACACCCAGCAGCGCAGCTTCACCGACGGCGTCGTCCGCCTCGAATGCGACCTGGAGCCCACCGAGCAGTCCCTCGCCGTCATGCGCGCCCGCGAGCAGCGCGCCGAGGCCCGCTCCGTGCAGCGGCTGCTCGCCCCCGCCTCGGTGGCCGTCATCGGCACCGGCCGCCGGCCGGGCGGCGTCGGCCGCGGAGTGCTCCGGAACATCGTCGCGGGCGGCTACACCGGCCGCGTCCACGCCGTGAACCGCTCCTTCCCCGAGGACCTGCGCACCCTCGACCCCGAGGGCGTCCCCGCCCACCGCTCCGTCGCCGAGATCCCCGACACCGTCGACCTCGCCGTGATCGCCGTGCCCGCCGACGACGTCGCCGAGGCCGTCGACGCATGCGGCCGGCACGGCGTCCTGGGCCTGCTGGTGATCTCCTCCGGCTACGCCGAATCCGGGGCCGACGGCCGCCGTAGGCAGCGCGCCCTGGTGCGGCAGGCCCACTCGTACGGGATGCGCGTCATCGGCCCCAACGCGTTCGGCATCCTCAACTCCGCCGAGGACGTCCGGCTCAACGCCTCCCTGTCGCCGCAGACCCCGGACGCCGGACGGCTCGGCCTGTTCACCCAGTCCGGCGCCATCGGCATCGCCCTGCTGTCCGGGCTGCGCCGGCGCGGCGCCGGGCTGTCGTCCTTCGTCTCCGTCGGCAACCGGGCGGACGTCTCGGGCAACGACATCCTGCAGTTCTGGTACGACGACCCGGCCACCGACGTCGCCCTGCTCTACCTCGAAACCCTCGGCAACCCGCGCAAGTTCTACCGCCTCGCCCGGCGCACCGCCGCCGTCAAGCCGGTCGTCGTCGTCAAGGGCGCGAGGCACTCGGCGGCCGCCCCGCCCGGCCACGCGGTGCCCCCCGCCCGCATCCCGGACAGCACCGTCTCCGCCCTGCTGCGGCAGGCCGGCGTCATCCGCACCGACACCGTCACCGAGCTCCTCGACACCGGACTGCTGCTGTCGTGCCGGCCGCTGCCCGCGGGCCCCCGTGTCGCGGTCCTCGGCAACTCGGAGTCGCTCGGCCTGCTCACCTACGACGCCTGCCTCACCGCCGGGCTGGAACCGGGCCTCCCGCTCGACCTCACCACGGCCGCCGGCCCCGAGGACTTCCGGGCCGCCCTCACCGCCGCCCTCGCCGACCCCGCCCACGACGCCGTCGTGGTCACCGCCATCCCGCGCGTGGGCTCCGACCTCGGGGAGGCCCCCGCGAGCAGCGACGACCCCGCGCTGGCCGAAGCCCTCCACGCCGCCGCGGACGAGGCCGGCACCGGGAAGCCCGTCGTGATCGTCCACACCGCCCTGGAGGCCATGGCCACCCGCCTCGCCGCCGTCCGCATCCCCGCGTACGGCGCCGCCGAGCGCGCCGTGAAGGCACTGGCCAGGGCCGCCGCCTACGCCCAGTGGCGCAGGGACGCCCAGGTGCCCGGCAGGGTGCCGGAGTTCGAGGACGTCGACGAGGCGGGCGCCTGCCAGGACGTCACCCGGCTGCTCGACGAGGCGGCGGAGCCCGCCGGCGACACCCACGGCGTCCCCCTCGACGACTCGGCGGCCGCCGCCCTGCTGGCCCGCTACGGCATCACGGTCCGGCCCACGCTGCCCGCTCCCGGGATCGACGCGGCCCTGGAGGCGGCCCGGCGGCTCGGCTACCCGGTCGCCCTCAAGACCACCGCGCCCCACCTGCGGCACCGCGCCGACCTCGGCGGCGTACGCCTGGACATCGCCGGCCCCGACGACCTCGGCCGCGCCTTCGAGGAGCTGACCGCCCGGCTGGGCAAGCCCGAGGAGCTGCACCTGGTCGTGCAGGCCATGGCACCGCGCGGCGTCGACACGGTCGTACGCGCCACCGTCGACCCGGCCGCGGGCGCCGTGCTCTCCTTCGGCATCGCCGGCGCCCCCTCCGAACTCCTCGGCGACATGGCGCACCGGCTGGTCCCGGCCACCGACCGGGACGTCGCCGAGCTGGTCCGCTCCATCAAGGCGGCCCCGCTGCTGTTCGGCTGGCGCGGCGCGGAGCCGGTGGACACCGGCGCCCTGGAAGAGCTGCTGCTGCGGGTGTCGCGGCTGGTCGACGACCTGCCCGAGGTGGTCTCCGTCGACCTCGAACCGGTCGTGGTGGCCCCCGCCGGCCTCACCGTGCTCGGCGCCTCCGTGCGCCTCGCGCGGCCCCCGGCCCGCACGGACCTCGGGCCTCGCGCACTGTCGTCCTTCTGA
- a CDS encoding HPr family phosphocarrier protein yields the protein MAERRVTIGWAEGLHARPASIFVRAATAVGAPVTIAKADGAPVNAASMLAVLSLGVAGGEEVVLASDAEGVDAALDSLAKLVSEGLDELPETV from the coding sequence ATGGCTGAGCGCCGCGTCACCATCGGCTGGGCCGAGGGCCTGCACGCACGTCCCGCTTCGATCTTCGTCCGCGCGGCCACCGCCGTGGGCGCCCCCGTCACCATCGCCAAGGCGGACGGGGCCCCGGTCAACGCCGCCTCGATGCTCGCCGTGCTGAGCCTGGGCGTGGCCGGCGGCGAGGAGGTCGTGCTGGCCTCCGACGCGGAGGGCGTGGACGCCGCTCTGGACAGCCTGGCCAAGCTCGTCTCCGAAGGGCTGGACGAGCTCCCCGAGACCGTCTGA
- a CDS encoding GntR family transcriptional regulator — protein MGSYVKGAGGTGRPISARAVCTAIRDDIISGFFAPGSRLTEEQLAKRYGVSRVPVREALRTLESEGFVRTRRHAGASVAEPTEQEAADLLDIRALLEPLGAARAAQRRTEAHVKVLRGLVRLGQERSLRRQLSDLPALDGWFHETLAQASGSPTLVALLTQLRHKIAWVYAVDTPGRAVESWEEHGAVVDAVARGDAERARRLMAAHVERATAVHRLRRPESTGRGAAAR, from the coding sequence GTGGGGTCGTACGTGAAGGGGGCTGGCGGCACGGGCCGCCCGATTTCGGCCCGGGCGGTGTGCACCGCGATCCGTGACGACATCATCAGCGGGTTCTTCGCGCCGGGGAGCCGGCTGACCGAGGAGCAGTTGGCCAAGCGCTACGGGGTGTCCCGGGTCCCGGTGCGCGAGGCGCTGCGCACCCTGGAGTCCGAGGGCTTCGTGCGGACCCGCCGGCACGCCGGGGCGTCCGTGGCCGAGCCGACCGAGCAGGAGGCCGCCGACCTGCTGGACATCCGCGCCCTGCTGGAGCCGCTGGGCGCGGCGCGGGCGGCGCAGCGGCGCACCGAGGCCCATGTGAAGGTACTGCGCGGGCTCGTCCGGCTGGGCCAGGAACGTTCCCTCCGGCGCCAGTTGTCCGACCTGCCCGCGTTGGACGGCTGGTTCCACGAGACGCTGGCCCAGGCCTCCGGCAGCCCGACCCTGGTGGCGCTGCTGACCCAGCTGCGGCACAAGATCGCCTGGGTGTACGCGGTGGACACCCCCGGGCGCGCCGTGGAGTCCTGGGAGGAGCACGGGGCGGTCGTGGACGCGGTGGCGCGCGGTGACGCGGAGCGGGCCCGGAGGCTGATGGCGGCCCATGTGGAGCGGGCGACGGCGGTGCACCGGCTGCGCCGTCCGGAGAGCACGGGACGCGGCGCCGCGGCGCGGTGA
- a CDS encoding M23 family metallopeptidase, which translates to MASFSIRSTLAGAAALTTVTTGAFVVPAAAADARAEGSAFARCAAVAGDLAAHLADQASAQHRAAVVTRQRHDAHVARAKRAARERAAKEVAAKEAKAKAARESGTAHASRGAAKGRGTLGGWMPPVAGSIGTPYHATSSLWSSGYHTGVDFQASVGTPVHAAGAGTVVEAGWGGSYGNNVVIRHADGMYTQYAHLSSLGVSVGQAVSAGQQIGLSGATGNVTGPHLHFEARTAPSYGADVDPLAYLRSKGVRI; encoded by the coding sequence ATGGCGTCGTTCTCCATACGTTCCACCCTGGCCGGCGCCGCCGCGCTGACCACCGTCACCACCGGCGCGTTCGTCGTGCCCGCCGCGGCTGCCGACGCCAGGGCCGAGGGTTCCGCCTTCGCCCGCTGCGCCGCGGTCGCCGGGGACCTCGCCGCGCACCTCGCCGACCAGGCCTCGGCCCAGCACCGGGCCGCCGTCGTCACGCGCCAGCGCCACGACGCCCATGTCGCGCGCGCCAAGCGTGCCGCTCGTGAGCGCGCCGCCAAGGAGGTGGCCGCCAAGGAGGCCAAGGCCAAGGCGGCCCGGGAGAGCGGCACCGCGCACGCCTCCCGGGGCGCCGCCAAGGGCCGCGGCACGCTCGGCGGCTGGATGCCGCCGGTCGCCGGCTCCATCGGCACGCCCTACCACGCGACCAGCAGCCTGTGGTCCTCCGGCTACCACACCGGCGTGGACTTCCAGGCCTCCGTCGGCACCCCGGTGCACGCCGCCGGCGCGGGCACCGTCGTCGAGGCGGGCTGGGGTGGCTCCTACGGCAACAACGTCGTGATCCGCCACGCGGACGGCATGTACACCCAGTACGCCCACCTGTCCTCGCTGGGCGTGTCCGTGGGCCAGGCCGTCTCCGCGGGGCAGCAGATCGGCCTGTCGGGCGCCACCGGCAACGTGACGGGACCGCACCTGCACTTCGAGGCCCGTACGGCACCGTCCTACGGCGCCGACGTGGACCCGCTGGCGTACCTGCGTTCCAAGGGCGTCCGCATCTGA
- a CDS encoding class I SAM-dependent methyltransferase, with protein sequence MTTTPGAATDAARAAEDFLRAFHDRMPGRQSEGTEAAPTRDGRTSYEVLAERVAGARRVLDLGCADGALLELLAGRGAEVPAGVDLSEGELALARRRPALAGADLRQGRAQELPFADGSFDAVVSHMALMLMSDPDRVVAEAARVLAPGGTFAVAVGGGPVPGEAVELFLTLAVPYFRAAKRRLPRLGDRRTRSREGLDGLLAPLGFAPLSWETVVIGMDGTPHEVWSALTGTFYNMEVLDEEPTAELRAVFLDRAAGLSGAGGRIPCGMRINVAAARLGR encoded by the coding sequence GTGACCACGACACCAGGGGCGGCCACCGACGCCGCCCGCGCCGCCGAGGACTTCCTGCGCGCCTTCCACGACCGGATGCCCGGCCGTCAGTCGGAGGGGACCGAGGCCGCCCCCACCCGCGACGGGCGGACGAGTTACGAGGTGCTCGCCGAGCGTGTCGCCGGCGCCCGGCGGGTCCTGGACCTCGGCTGCGCGGACGGCGCCCTGCTGGAGCTGCTCGCCGGGCGCGGGGCCGAGGTTCCCGCCGGCGTCGACCTGTCGGAGGGCGAGCTGGCCCTCGCCCGCCGGCGGCCCGCGCTGGCCGGCGCCGACCTGCGGCAGGGGCGTGCGCAGGAGCTGCCCTTCGCCGACGGCTCCTTCGACGCCGTGGTCTCCCACATGGCGCTCATGCTGATGTCGGACCCCGACCGGGTCGTGGCCGAGGCCGCTCGGGTGCTCGCACCGGGCGGCACGTTCGCCGTCGCCGTCGGCGGCGGGCCCGTCCCCGGCGAGGCCGTGGAGCTCTTCCTGACGCTGGCCGTGCCGTACTTCCGGGCGGCGAAGCGGCGCCTTCCGCGGCTGGGCGACCGCAGGACACGGAGCCGGGAGGGGCTCGACGGACTCCTCGCACCCCTCGGCTTCGCGCCGCTGTCCTGGGAGACGGTCGTCATCGGCATGGACGGGACGCCCCACGAGGTCTGGTCCGCCCTCACCGGGACGTTCTACAACATGGAGGTCCTGGACGAGGAGCCGACCGCGGAGCTGCGCGCCGTGTTCCTGGACCGGGCCGCCGGCCTGAGCGGAGCCGGCGGACGGATTCCGTGCGGCATGCGGATCAACGTGGCGGCGGCCCGGCTGGGCCGCTGA
- a CDS encoding insulinase family protein — MTDVHTTMTFHPQPRPGQPKPWDFPAPERSTLPNGLTVLRSRRPGQKVVAVEVLLTAPLDAEPEGLDGVATIMARALSEGTDKHTAEEFAAELERCGATLDAHADHPGVRVSLEVPASRLDKALGLLADALRAPAFPDGEVERLVRNRLDEIPHELANPARRAAMALSKELFAADLRCSRPRQGTEETVARIDASAVRAFYDTHVRPSTSTAVVVGDFTGIDLEALLESTLGEWSGKPAERRPLPAITADDTARVVIVDRPGSVQTQVLIGRAGADRHDPVWAAQVLGTYCLGGTLTSRLDRVLREEKGYTYGVRAFGQVLLSTPEGTGVSLLGISGSVATDVTAPALADTWQVLRTLAAEGLTDEERDAAVQNLVGVAPLRYETASAVAGTFADQVEQSLPDDFQARLYERLAVTGTVEATAAAVNAFPLDRLVVVLVGDASVIADPIRELGIGPVEVVTGG, encoded by the coding sequence GTGACCGACGTCCACACCACCATGACGTTCCACCCGCAGCCACGGCCGGGGCAGCCCAAGCCCTGGGACTTCCCGGCCCCCGAGCGGTCCACGCTGCCCAACGGGCTGACGGTGCTGCGCAGCCGGCGCCCCGGCCAGAAGGTCGTCGCCGTCGAGGTGCTGCTCACGGCGCCGCTCGACGCCGAGCCCGAGGGCCTGGACGGCGTCGCCACGATCATGGCCCGGGCCCTGTCCGAGGGCACCGACAAGCACACCGCCGAGGAGTTCGCCGCCGAGCTGGAGCGCTGCGGGGCCACCCTCGACGCGCACGCCGACCACCCCGGCGTCCGGGTCTCCCTGGAGGTCCCCGCCTCCCGTCTCGACAAGGCCCTCGGCCTGCTCGCCGACGCGCTGCGCGCCCCGGCGTTCCCGGACGGCGAGGTCGAGCGGCTGGTGCGCAACCGCCTCGACGAGATCCCGCACGAGCTGGCCAACCCCGCGCGCCGCGCCGCCATGGCGCTGTCCAAGGAGCTCTTCGCCGCCGACCTGCGCTGCTCCCGGCCGCGCCAGGGCACCGAGGAGACGGTCGCGCGCATCGACGCCTCCGCCGTCCGTGCCTTCTACGACACGCACGTACGGCCGTCCACCTCGACGGCCGTCGTGGTCGGCGACTTCACCGGGATCGACCTGGAGGCGCTGCTCGAGAGCACGCTGGGGGAGTGGAGCGGCAAGCCCGCCGAGCGCCGCCCGCTGCCCGCGATCACCGCGGACGACACCGCGCGCGTCGTGATCGTCGACCGGCCCGGGTCCGTCCAGACCCAGGTGCTCATCGGCCGCGCCGGCGCGGACCGCCACGATCCCGTCTGGGCCGCCCAGGTGCTCGGGACGTACTGCCTCGGCGGCACGCTGACCTCGCGCCTGGACCGCGTCCTGCGCGAGGAGAAGGGTTACACCTACGGCGTGCGGGCCTTCGGCCAGGTGCTGCTCTCCACGCCCGAGGGCACCGGTGTCTCCCTGCTCGGCATCAGCGGGTCCGTGGCGACCGACGTCACCGCGCCCGCGCTGGCCGACACCTGGCAGGTGCTGCGCACCCTGGCGGCGGAGGGGCTCACCGACGAGGAGCGCGACGCCGCCGTGCAGAACCTGGTGGGCGTCGCGCCGCTGCGCTACGAGACCGCCTCGGCGGTGGCCGGGACCTTCGCCGACCAGGTCGAGCAGTCCCTGCCGGACGACTTCCAGGCCCGGCTCTACGAGCGGCTGGCCGTCACCGGCACGGTGGAGGCGACGGCCGCGGCCGTCAACGCCTTCCCCCTGGACCGGCTGGTGGTCGTCCTCGTCGGCGACGCCTCCGTCATCGCGGACCCGATCCGCGAGCTGGGCATCGGCCCGGTCGAGGTCGTCACGGGCGGCTGA
- a CDS encoding insulinase family protein codes for MGHTATPEAESGGLTATEHRLANGLRVVLSEDHLTPVAAVCLWYDVGSRHEVKGRTGLAHLFEHLMFQGSANVKGNGHFELVQSAGGSLNGTTSFERTNYFETMPAHQLELALWLEADRMGSLLSALDLQSLDNQRDVVKNERRQRYDNVPYGTAFERLTAMAYPDGHPYHHTPIGSMADLDAASLEDARAFFRTYYAPNNAVLAVVGDIDPEQTLAWIEKYFGTIPSHDGKPAPRDGSLPGVIGGELREVVEEDVPSRALMAAYRLPHDGTRESDAADLALTVLGGGESSRLHNRLVRRDRSAVAAGFGLLRLAGAPSLGWLDVKTSSGVEVPTIEAAVDEELARFAEEGPTPEEMERAQAQLEREWLDRLATVGGRADELCRYAVLFGDPQLALTAVKRILDITADEVRAVAAATLRPDNRAVLVYEPTGSAAASGEDSDEDEEGADQ; via the coding sequence ATGGGTCACACGGCCACGCCGGAGGCAGAATCCGGCGGCCTCACCGCGACCGAGCACCGCCTGGCCAACGGCCTGCGCGTCGTGCTCTCCGAGGACCACCTCACCCCGGTCGCCGCGGTCTGCCTCTGGTACGACGTCGGTTCCCGCCACGAGGTGAAGGGCCGTACCGGACTCGCCCACCTCTTCGAGCACTTGATGTTCCAGGGTTCGGCGAACGTCAAGGGCAACGGCCACTTCGAACTGGTCCAGTCCGCCGGCGGCTCCCTCAACGGCACCACCAGCTTCGAGCGCACCAACTACTTCGAGACCATGCCGGCCCACCAGTTGGAGCTCGCGCTCTGGCTCGAGGCCGACCGCATGGGCAGCCTGCTGTCCGCACTGGACCTGCAGAGCCTGGACAACCAGCGCGACGTGGTCAAGAACGAGCGCCGCCAGCGGTACGACAACGTCCCCTACGGCACCGCCTTCGAGCGGCTGACCGCGATGGCGTACCCGGACGGCCACCCTTACCACCACACCCCCATCGGCTCGATGGCGGACCTGGACGCCGCCTCCCTGGAGGACGCGCGCGCCTTCTTCCGGACCTACTACGCCCCGAACAACGCCGTCCTCGCGGTCGTCGGGGACATCGACCCGGAGCAGACGCTGGCCTGGATCGAGAAGTACTTCGGCACCATCCCGTCCCACGACGGCAAGCCGGCGCCCCGTGACGGTTCACTCCCCGGGGTGATCGGCGGGGAGCTCCGCGAGGTCGTCGAGGAGGACGTCCCCTCGCGCGCCCTGATGGCCGCCTACCGGCTGCCGCACGACGGCACCCGCGAGTCCGACGCCGCGGACCTGGCGCTGACCGTCCTCGGCGGCGGTGAGTCCTCCCGGCTGCACAACCGCCTGGTGCGCCGGGACCGCAGCGCCGTCGCGGCCGGGTTCGGCCTGCTGAGGCTGGCCGGGGCGCCGTCGCTCGGCTGGCTCGACGTGAAGACGTCCAGCGGCGTCGAGGTGCCCACCATCGAGGCCGCGGTCGACGAGGAACTGGCCCGCTTCGCCGAGGAGGGCCCGACCCCGGAGGAGATGGAGCGGGCCCAGGCCCAGCTCGAGCGCGAGTGGCTGGACCGGCTCGCCACGGTCGGCGGCCGCGCCGACGAACTGTGCCGGTACGCCGTGCTGTTCGGCGACCCGCAGCTCGCGCTGACCGCCGTCAAGCGCATCCTGGACATCACCGCGGACGAGGTGCGCGCCGTCGCCGCGGCCACCCTGCGGCCCGACAACCGAGCCGTGCTGGTCTACGAGCCCACGGGTTCGGCGGCCGCCTCCGGCGAGGACTCCGACGAGGACGAGGAGGGCGCGGACCAGTGA
- a CDS encoding DNA topoisomerase IV subunit A — protein sequence MARRTTKTPPPDDFEERILDIDVVDEMQGSFLEYAYSVIYSRALPDARDGLKPVHRRIVYQMNEMGLRPERGFVKCARVVGEVMGKLHPHGDSSIYDALVRMAQPFSMRVPLVDGHGNFGSLGNDDPPAAMRYTECRTTPAAMLMVESIDEDTVDFTPNYDGQEQEPVALPAAYPNLLVNGASGIAVGMATNMPPHNLGEVIAAARHLIRYPNADLETLMRYVPGPDLPTGGRIVGLDGVRDAYETGRGTFKIRATVAVEDVTARRKGLVVTELPFAVGPEKVISKIKDLVGSKKLQGVADVKDLTDREHGLRLVIEVKNGFHPEAVLEQLYKLTPMEESFGINNVALVDGQPLTLGLKELLEVYLDHRFEVVRRRSEFRRGKRRDRLHLVEGLLVALVDIDEVISIIRASDNAAQAKERLIERFALSEIQTQYILDTPLRRLTRFDRIELESERDRLTAEIEELTRILESDAELRKLVGAELAAVAKKYATERRTLLMEPGAAPVAAVPLEVADDPCRVLLSSTGLLARTANGEALAPGDGKRVKHDVIVSAIPTTARADIGMVTSTGRLLRIAVIDLPILPEPSGAPNLAGGAPLAEFLSLEPDEQVLCLTTLDESSPGLALGTEQGVVKRVVPDYPANKDDLEVIALKEGDRIVGAVELRTGEEDLVFITDDAQLLRYPAGQVRPQGRPAGGMAGIKLTDGAKVISFTAVDPSADAVVFTLAGTRETLEGAEEGTAKLTPFDQFPRKGRATGGVRCQRFLKGEDMLLLAWAGCTPARAATSTGAPADLPPKDPRRDGSGVALTKRVSVVAGPV from the coding sequence ATGGCCCGCCGCACCACGAAGACCCCGCCGCCGGACGATTTCGAGGAGCGCATCCTCGACATCGACGTCGTCGACGAGATGCAGGGGTCCTTCCTCGAGTACGCCTACTCGGTCATCTACTCGCGCGCCCTCCCGGACGCCCGCGACGGGCTCAAGCCGGTGCACCGGCGGATCGTGTACCAGATGAACGAGATGGGGCTGCGCCCCGAGCGCGGCTTCGTGAAGTGCGCCCGCGTCGTCGGCGAGGTGATGGGCAAGCTCCACCCGCACGGCGACTCCTCGATCTACGACGCGCTGGTGCGCATGGCCCAGCCGTTCTCGATGCGCGTGCCGCTGGTCGACGGCCACGGCAACTTCGGCTCGCTCGGCAACGACGACCCGCCGGCCGCGATGCGGTATACGGAGTGCCGCACGACCCCCGCCGCGATGCTGATGGTCGAGTCGATCGACGAGGACACCGTCGACTTCACGCCGAACTACGACGGCCAGGAGCAGGAGCCGGTGGCCCTGCCCGCCGCCTACCCGAACCTGCTGGTCAACGGCGCCTCGGGCATCGCGGTCGGCATGGCGACCAACATGCCGCCGCACAACCTGGGCGAGGTCATCGCGGCCGCCCGCCACCTGATCCGCTACCCGAACGCGGACCTCGAGACGCTGATGCGTTACGTCCCCGGCCCGGACCTGCCGACCGGCGGCCGGATCGTGGGCCTGGACGGCGTCCGGGACGCGTACGAGACCGGCCGCGGCACGTTCAAGATCCGCGCCACGGTGGCCGTGGAGGACGTGACGGCCCGCCGCAAGGGCCTGGTGGTGACCGAGCTGCCGTTCGCGGTCGGCCCGGAGAAGGTCATCTCCAAGATCAAGGACCTGGTCGGCTCGAAGAAGCTGCAGGGCGTCGCGGACGTCAAGGACCTCACCGACCGCGAGCACGGACTGCGGCTGGTCATCGAGGTGAAGAACGGCTTCCACCCCGAGGCCGTCCTGGAGCAGCTGTACAAGCTGACCCCCATGGAGGAGTCCTTCGGCATCAACAACGTGGCGCTGGTCGACGGCCAGCCGCTCACGCTGGGCCTGAAGGAACTGCTGGAGGTCTACCTCGACCACCGCTTCGAGGTCGTCCGGCGGCGCAGCGAGTTCCGCCGCGGCAAGCGCCGGGACCGCCTCCACCTGGTGGAGGGCCTGCTGGTCGCCCTGGTCGACATCGACGAGGTCATCTCGATCATCCGCGCCAGCGACAACGCCGCCCAGGCCAAGGAGCGCCTCATCGAGCGCTTCGCGCTGTCGGAGATCCAGACCCAGTACATCCTCGACACCCCGCTGCGCCGGCTGACCCGCTTCGACCGGATTGAACTGGAGTCCGAGCGGGACAGGCTGACCGCCGAGATCGAGGAGCTCACCCGGATCCTGGAGTCCGACGCCGAGCTGCGCAAGCTGGTCGGCGCCGAGCTGGCGGCGGTCGCCAAGAAGTACGCCACCGAGCGCCGCACCCTGCTGATGGAGCCGGGCGCGGCCCCCGTCGCGGCCGTGCCGCTGGAGGTCGCCGACGACCCGTGCCGCGTGCTGCTCTCCTCCACCGGGCTGCTGGCCCGTACGGCGAACGGCGAGGCCCTGGCCCCGGGCGACGGCAAGCGCGTCAAGCACGACGTGATCGTCTCGGCGATCCCGACGACGGCGCGGGCCGACATCGGCATGGTCACCTCCACCGGGCGCCTGCTGCGGATCGCCGTGATCGACCTGCCGATCCTGCCGGAGCCCTCCGGCGCGCCGAACCTGGCGGGCGGGGCGCCGCTCGCGGAGTTCCTGTCGCTGGAGCCGGACGAGCAGGTGCTCTGCCTCACCACGCTCGACGAGTCCTCGCCCGGTCTGGCGCTCGGCACCGAGCAGGGCGTGGTCAAGCGCGTCGTGCCGGACTACCCGGCGAACAAGGACGACCTGGAGGTCATCGCGCTCAAGGAGGGCGACCGCATCGTGGGCGCGGTCGAACTGCGCACCGGTGAGGAGGACCTGGTCTTCATCACCGATGACGCGCAGTTGCTGCGCTACCCGGCGGGCCAGGTCCGTCCGCAGGGCCGCCCGGCGGGCGGCATGGCCGGCATCAAGCTGACGGACGGCGCGAAGGTGATCTCCTTCACCGCCGTCGACCCCTCGGCCGACGCCGTGGTCTTCACCCTCGCCGGGACCCGGGAGACGCTCGAAGGGGCCGAGGAGGGCACGGCCAAGCTCACGCCGTTCGACCAGTTCCCGCGCAAGGGAAGGGCGACCGGCGGCGTGCGCTGCCAGCGCTTCCTGAAGGGCGAGGACATGCTGCTCCTCGCCTGGGCCGGTTGCACCCCCGCCCGTGCCGCCACCTCCACGGGCGCGCCGGCCGACCTCCCGCCCAAGGACCCGCGCCGGGACGGCTCGGGCGTGGCCCTCACCAAGCGGGTCTCGGTGGTCGCCGGGCCGGTGTGA